One genomic region from Hyalangium ruber encodes:
- the gspC gene encoding type II secretion system protein GspC, giving the protein MELFFRKYFWTVNLVFILLVAWMVARTANLFVESSIAPGPVSEPTARAPQRSRPAEQVATLDMVRLSKLTGIKLPEPEVAVQEPTSAPPVDENADPVKSGLRVKLLGTLVAADKLWSFASVQDMVTQRSQTYMVGDRIQGAEVLDIQRERVIVLNNGRKEFIDGQPGDGSAPAPTFTPPPVAEARPAGPANSGLGNGIRALNENEYEVPRGEIDRTLANLNEVAMQARIVPAFKDGQAQGFKLFSIRPDSIYSKIGVQNGDVIRRINGFDLNSPEKALEVYSKLKESSRIEIEIERNGAPIRKTYNVR; this is encoded by the coding sequence ATGGAACTCTTCTTCCGCAAATACTTCTGGACCGTGAACCTGGTGTTCATCCTGCTCGTCGCCTGGATGGTGGCGCGAACAGCGAACCTGTTCGTGGAGTCCTCCATCGCGCCGGGCCCCGTCTCCGAGCCGACGGCGCGCGCGCCTCAGCGCTCCCGCCCCGCCGAGCAGGTGGCGACGCTCGACATGGTGCGCCTGTCGAAGCTCACTGGCATCAAGCTGCCCGAGCCCGAGGTGGCCGTGCAGGAGCCCACCTCCGCGCCGCCGGTCGACGAGAACGCGGATCCGGTCAAGAGCGGCCTGCGGGTGAAGCTGCTGGGCACGCTGGTGGCCGCCGACAAGCTCTGGTCCTTCGCCTCCGTGCAGGACATGGTCACCCAGCGCTCGCAGACGTACATGGTGGGTGACCGCATCCAGGGCGCCGAGGTGCTCGACATCCAGCGCGAGCGCGTCATCGTCCTCAACAACGGCCGCAAGGAGTTCATCGACGGGCAGCCCGGCGATGGCAGCGCGCCGGCGCCTACCTTCACGCCTCCGCCCGTGGCCGAGGCGCGCCCCGCGGGCCCCGCCAACAGCGGCCTGGGCAACGGCATCCGCGCCCTCAACGAGAACGAGTACGAGGTGCCGCGTGGAGAGATCGACCGCACCCTGGCCAACCTCAACGAGGTGGCCATGCAGGCCCGCATCGTGCCGGCCTTCAAGGATGGGCAGGCGCAGGGCTTCAAGCTCTTCTCCATCCGCCCGGACTCGATCTACTCGAAGATCGGCGTCCAGAACGGCGACGTCATCCGCCGCATCAACGGCTTCGACTTGAACAGCCCCGAGAAGGCGCTGGAGGTCTACTCGAAGCTGAAGGAATCCAGTCGCATCGAGATCGAGATCGAGCGCAACGGCGCGCCGATCCGCAAGACGTACAACGTCCGCTAA